Proteins found in one Pelobates fuscus isolate aPelFus1 chromosome 10, aPelFus1.pri, whole genome shotgun sequence genomic segment:
- the TMEM52B gene encoding transmembrane protein 52B: MRGQITLSVVIGLYLVCRGRCESDCDHPKHCSKTEWVNQWYIWLVVTAGILLLIFGITCACLRCYYLRQQSCPEGGGERPCEVTVIAIDHDSTIQSTITSLQSVFGPAARRIFAVSHTHVPPPQFTPGLETPPCYDEALRMSRFTVARSNHLGCHLTPVLEEKNEIPLPKQTPK, from the exons ATGCGAGGCCAGATTACATTATCTGTCGTCATTGGACTCTATCTG GTTTGCAGGGGAAGGTGCGAATCCGACTGTGACCATCCCAAACA CTGCTCCAAGACAGAGTGGGTAAACCAGTGGTACATATG GCTGGTAGTCACTGCAGGGATTCTGCTCCTGATTTTTGGAATTACCTGTGCCTGCCTGCGCTGCTACTACTTGCGACAGCAGTCCTGCCcagagggaggaggagagaggccATGTGAAGTCACAGTTATAGCAATCGACCACGACAGCACAATTCAAAGCACTATTACAT CTCTGCAATCTGTGTTTGGCCCAGCTGCCCGTAGAATATTTGCTGTGTCTCACACCCATGTCCCACCACCCCAGTTCACTCCTGGACTGGAGACCCCACCATGCTATGATGAAGCCTTGAGAATGAGTCGTTTTACCGTTGCTCGCAGTAACCACCTGGGATGTCATCTCACTCCAGTCTTGGAGGAGAAAAATGAAATTCCTCTACCAAAGCAAACTCCAAAGTAG